The genomic DNA GGGCCGTGGAGCACCTCTACGACCACCCAGCCGAATTGGAGCAGATGGGCCGGGCCGGGTTTGCCTATGCTGCTCAATTCGCCCTGCCCGCCTTGGTGGCCGACTTATACCAGCGCGCGGCGGCGGCGGCCCCGGCACTAGCGGGGCTGGCCTCCCAATCTGCCAGTGCTGGGGCCCGAAAACCAGTCGCTGCTGACTGAAACCACTTTTTCGCGGGCCTCACCACCGAATGTACTCTTATGCTTTACATTGTTATCCCTGTTTTTAACCGTTGGCGCTACACCCGCGAGTGCTTGGTAGCCTTGCGAAAGCAAACCAGCCAAGCGTTCCGCACAGTGGTAGTTGACGACGGCTCGACCGACGAGACGGCCGCTGCCCTGGCCCAGGAGTTTCCCGAAGTGGAAGTGGTGACCGGCGACGGCAACCTGTTTTGGACGGCCGGCGTGAACGCGGGCATCCGCCGGGCTCTGGCGCTGGGCGCTACCCGCGTGATAACCATGAACAACGACGTGGTGGCCGCTCCCGATTTTGTGGCTCAGATGCTGGTCGCCGCCGATGCCTACCCTACCGCCGTGCTGGGGGCCTTGGAGTTTGACGCCGCCACCGGCGTGGCCATCTACGGCGGCGAACGGCTGGATTTCCGCACCAACACCCGCCACGACTTATTGGAGGAAATCCCCGCCGGCCAGCGCACCGGCCTGCACCCGGTAACCTACCTGCCTGGACGCGGACTGCTCATTCCGAAGGCCGTGATTGATAAAATCGGGCTCTTCGACGAGCGGCGCCTGCCCCACTACCTCGCCGATTTCGATTACACCAGCGTGGCCCGCCGCGCCGGCTTCCCGGTGTTCTGCAATTACGCCGCCCAACTCAGCACCTACCCCGAGGAAAGCGGCCAAACGCTGACGCGCAAGCACCGCAGCGTGAAAAGCTACTACCAGCATTTATTTGGCATCCGGGGCGGGGGCAATCTGGTGAATTTCACGCATTTTGCTTTAAAAAACTGCCCCAAGCCTTACCTGCCTTACTTCTTGCTGAACGGCTACGCGCGCCGCTTGGTGGGCTACTTCCTGCACTAAATGACGACAAGCACCCTGCACTCCCCGTTTTACTGGCTTTGGCTGGCCCTATCCTGGGGCCCTGGCCTTGGGGCTTGCACCAGCCACCATATCACCGGCGAGGCTACGTTGGTCATAACCAAGGGCGGGACGTACACGGGCGCTTACCGCAGCGAGGCCTCGGGCACGGCGTGCGTGCGGGTGAATACGAGCGAGGCGGTGGTGCTCGAGGGCTGCGTGCTCACGGGTCCCGGCAACCTGATTGAAGCCGGCGAAGGGGCCGACCTGACCGTGCGCAACTGCCGCGGCCAGGGCCTGGCCCCCACCGTGGACGGCCAGGCCCCCGGCCACTTCCTCGACGTGTACCGGCCGCAGCATCTGGTGGTGGAACACAACTACCTGGCCCAAACCGGTGGCCTCGTCATCAACCGCTGGAGCGGCCAGCCGGGCCAGGCCCTGATGGTGCGCTACAACCAGGCGCGCAACCTGGACGGCCGCTGGCGCAACGGCGGCAGCACCCACTGCAGCTTCTTGATTTTGAACACGGTGCAGCACGTAGCCGGGGTGGAAATCGCCTACAACGAGGTCCTTAACACCCCTGACCAGAGCCTGGTCGAGGACAACATCAACCTCTTCAATTCGTCGGGCACGCCCGCCAGCCCGTTGCACGTGCACGACAACTTCGTGCGCGGCGCCTATCCATTTCCGGCTACGGCCGACCACTTCACGGGCAGCGGCATGACTACCGACGGCGACGCCAAAACGGTCGCCGGCGCGGCCAGCTACATCGAGGCCGACCACAACCAGTTTGTGAGCACCGGCAACGCGGCCATGAACATCGCCGCCGGCCACGATGTGTACTACCACGACAACCGCATCGTGACGGCCGGCCAATTACCCGACGGCCGGCGGTTCAGGGCGGGGTTTGTGGGCATGGGCGTGTTCAACTTTTACAAGCAACCTGATGGCGTATTTGGTAACAACCGGGTGGCGAACAATACGGTGGGCTTCGTGCGCTGGGGCGGCCACGACCCCTACCCCGACCGCCAGGACGAGGCCCCCGACGCCTGCGCCCCCTGCGCCGGCACCGTGCATCTGCCCAACCCCGTGACGCTCGCCACCGAAGACAACGAATGGCTGCTCTGGCAACAAAAACTTAAAAAAGCCGGCGTAGCCGTGGGCACCGTACCCGTCCGGGGTCCCAAAAAGTAGGCTAGGCTTTCGCTTTCAAATAGTCGGCCAGCCGCAGAGCGTGCGCTACCAGCGTGAGCGTGGGGTTGGCGTGGCCCCCGGTGGGGAAAATGGACGAGCCGGCCACGTACAGGTTGCGCACGCCGTGCACTTGGGCATTGCGGTCCACCACGCCAGTAGCCGGGTCGTCCGACATGCGAGTGGTGCCGATGTGGTGCGAGGCTGAATTATAGGCCACCACACGCTTGCGTAGGTAGCGGCGCAGGCCGTCCTCGTCGTAGTCGATATCGCCTAGGTTTTGGGCCCGGAACCGTTCAACGAACAGCGTGTGGGCCCGCACAACGGATTCAAAGTCAACATCCAGGAACGCCAGTTTCACTTCGGCCCGTGGCATGCCGAATGCGTCTTTCTCAGTGGCCGACAGGCTAATGCGGCTTGCGCGGTTGGGGGCCTGCTCGGCCTGGAAGTACAGACCCCAGTAGGTACTTTGCTTCGAGGGCATCAAAAACGGCAGCCGGCGCTTGGCCATGCGCTTCAGACTCAGCCGCACGAGGTTAGGAATTTCGCTCAGGCCGTTTTTGATGATGTTGCCTGCGTGCTGGCGCAGAGCGGGCAGTTGCTGCCGAGCTTGGTGCACGGCCTTGCTCACCGACCGCTGGCTGAGCACTGACAGCACCGACTTAACCACGAACCGCGAGGAAAACAGTACGTCGCGGTGCCCGTTGTCGGTGTTCGCGTGGTAGAGAAAGAAGATGGT from Hymenobacter psoromatis includes the following:
- a CDS encoding family 2 glycosyl transferase, which produces MLYIVIPVFNRWRYTRECLVALRKQTSQAFRTVVVDDGSTDETAAALAQEFPEVEVVTGDGNLFWTAGVNAGIRRALALGATRVITMNNDVVAAPDFVAQMLVAADAYPTAVLGALEFDAATGVAIYGGERLDFRTNTRHDLLEEIPAGQRTGLHPVTYLPGRGLLIPKAVIDKIGLFDERRLPHYLADFDYTSVARRAGFPVFCNYAAQLSTYPEESGQTLTRKHRSVKSYYQHLFGIRGGGNLVNFTHFALKNCPKPYLPYFLLNGYARRLVGYFLH